A genomic window from Paenibacillus sp. FSL K6-0276 includes:
- a CDS encoding response regulator, which yields MIQAVLVDDERLALVKLEFMLKEMKAIHIVASYTDPVQAIQEAPSLEPDVIFIDIEMPEVSGLQAAAILQEVCPNANIVFVTAYNQYAVEAFELNAIDYILKPVRHDRLLKTVQRLEDRLRFAPKSTEVEHELTIRCFQSLRFERGGQPLNNLRWRTSKAQELFAFLLHNRNRFVSKDTLIDLLWPDFSLKKASTHLYTTIYQVRQCLKQSEVDLQISNVSGGEGYTLETGSLLIDAAQWEHNILALESIGEDNCAEHQSLFDLYSGDYFGDYDYLWAEGERQRLRTIWLHHAMGMAQFYIDSSRVPEAVTVYQKVVQLQPYFEQGHLGLMKIYDSIGERSAVEEQYKILKDLLISELNIGLPASVEEWYEQWELQNLRVQ from the coding sequence ATGATTCAAGCAGTATTGGTGGACGATGAACGGCTTGCTCTCGTAAAGTTAGAATTTATGTTAAAAGAAATGAAAGCCATACATATTGTCGCGTCCTATACAGATCCTGTCCAAGCCATACAAGAGGCTCCGTCATTGGAACCTGACGTTATTTTTATTGATATAGAAATGCCTGAAGTGAGCGGCCTTCAGGCTGCCGCAATTCTGCAAGAGGTCTGTCCAAACGCTAATATCGTTTTCGTGACCGCGTATAACCAATATGCAGTGGAAGCCTTTGAGTTAAATGCGATTGATTATATTTTAAAGCCTGTGCGACATGACCGGTTGCTCAAAACAGTACAACGCTTGGAGGACAGATTGAGGTTTGCACCAAAAAGCACAGAGGTAGAACATGAACTAACGATTCGTTGTTTTCAATCGCTGCGTTTTGAACGAGGAGGACAACCTTTAAACAATCTCCGTTGGAGAACTTCTAAGGCACAAGAATTGTTTGCTTTCTTGCTTCATAATCGCAATCGATTCGTCAGTAAAGACACCCTGATTGACCTACTATGGCCAGACTTTAGCCTTAAGAAGGCCTCTACCCATCTTTATACAACCATTTATCAAGTACGGCAATGCTTGAAGCAGAGTGAGGTAGACCTGCAAATCAGCAACGTCAGTGGCGGTGAAGGGTATACACTTGAGACCGGATCGCTGCTAATCGATGCAGCCCAGTGGGAGCACAACATTCTTGCACTAGAATCCATCGGAGAGGACAATTGTGCAGAACATCAAAGCTTATTTGATCTTTATTCAGGGGATTATTTTGGAGATTACGATTATTTGTGGGCAGAGGGCGAACGACAACGTCTGCGCACCATTTGGCTACACCATGCTATGGGAATGGCCCAGTTCTATATCGACAGCAGCAGAGTTCCCGAAGCTGTCACCGTGTATCAAAAGGTAGTGCAGCTTCAGCCCTATTTTGAACAAGGACATTTAGGATTAATGAAGATCTACGACAGTATTGGGGAACGATCCGCTGTGGAAGAACAATACAAAATTCTCAAAGATCTATTAATAAGTGAACTCAATATTGGACTCCCAGCCAGTGTTGAAGAGTGGTACGAACAATGGGAGCTCCAAAACCTCAGAGTCCAATAA
- a CDS encoding ATP-binding protein, with protein MTKRKLFLIIVLFLTVLTGFRILWVWASPNAIQPQLVKGVLDLRDTELNQDKLLTLKGQWEFYPNMLLPTFNKESLTKATTKKYIQVPGQWNDAISHGEKPAYGYGSYRLRVLINKNAKQSYGILISGIQTSSEIYINGELLGSSGSPSANKEDYIARVLPYSVSFTTDKSEIEIVIHAASYSLAHKGGISKPILFGSEKALIHQRFISIGFQLLLCVVLLIHAIYAAILYIIGPRQKMLIYFFILVISAITTVLIDDDKILLHKLPFNYQWDLKLLFISYISTFIFILLTSKYLLFEDVKIKSVRILTILSMMHILFILFGPVVHYYEFHTPIFVINLLVLALGVVILLLRSILKNYDGSIFLLLSMLAIVNSSLWGMFKNFNWINVTYYPFDLIIAFLCFATFGFKRYHWNTKQTEKLAQSLQRSVTQKDTFLANTSHELKNPLYSIINIAETVLDSERDTLTHQNAENLELLISVGRSMSLLVDDLLDQSQLRESNIQLQLRELKIQSFAVGVLDMFKFLTEGKSLTLISEIPDSFPSIVADEKRLIQILFNLLQNAVKYTTIGTIRIHADIHKKSARIHITDTGLGMDEETLLRAFQPYEQGDSSMTEVSGGIGVGLSTCKQLVELHGGKISVVSTIGQGTTFTFTMPLSDPANREASSELPSITEFPDTPSMITLSKLAATSTASLAHGRRPKILAIDDDPVNLKILTSVLSITDYEIVTVTSGNDALLLLDTDQWDLIIADVMMPQMSGYELTQRIRERYTIAELPILLLTVRSQAEDIYIGFISGANDYVLKPMNAIELKARVRSLTDLKQSVNERLRVEAAYLQAQIQPHFLFNTLNSISALASFDINRMSHLIDAFSSYLRLSFNFLNAEPMIPIEREIELVRAYLYIEKERFEDRMTINWDLAENLHFQLPPLTIQPLVENAVRHGILSRSKGGTLSISLKEQADDIEITVADNGKGMTTEQLQQLLSGQSNVKRGIGFLNTHKRLLRIYGKGLQIKSKEGKGTSVSFIIPSEKRNPIRKNSDSQTDYNEPKYK; from the coding sequence ATGACAAAAAGAAAACTCTTCCTAATTATTGTACTTTTTCTAACTGTACTTACTGGCTTTCGTATCCTATGGGTATGGGCTTCGCCTAACGCTATACAACCACAATTAGTCAAAGGAGTACTCGATTTACGGGATACAGAATTGAATCAAGACAAGCTCCTTACCTTAAAAGGACAATGGGAGTTCTATCCTAATATGCTGCTTCCCACGTTCAATAAAGAATCTCTAACTAAAGCTACCACTAAAAAATATATACAAGTACCGGGGCAGTGGAACGATGCTATTAGTCATGGCGAAAAGCCTGCTTATGGTTACGGCTCCTATCGTCTGCGTGTTCTTATAAATAAAAATGCAAAGCAGTCATATGGTATCCTCATATCCGGGATTCAGACTTCTTCGGAAATTTATATAAATGGTGAACTGCTGGGCAGTTCAGGTTCACCTTCTGCGAATAAAGAGGACTATATTGCTCGTGTATTACCTTACTCAGTTTCTTTTACAACCGATAAGAGTGAGATTGAAATTGTGATTCATGCAGCCAGCTACTCCTTAGCCCATAAAGGCGGTATTTCCAAACCCATTTTATTCGGCAGCGAAAAAGCTCTAATACATCAAAGGTTCATTTCCATAGGCTTTCAACTGTTATTATGTGTAGTACTTCTAATTCATGCAATCTATGCAGCAATATTATATATCATTGGGCCGCGGCAAAAGATGCTAATATATTTTTTTATATTAGTAATTTCAGCCATAACTACCGTACTCATAGATGATGACAAGATTTTACTGCACAAACTTCCCTTCAACTATCAATGGGACCTGAAACTATTGTTCATCTCTTATATTTCCACTTTTATTTTTATCCTGCTGACAAGCAAATATCTTTTGTTCGAGGATGTTAAAATAAAAAGTGTTCGTATCCTGACCATCCTGTCCATGATGCATATTCTTTTCATATTATTTGGACCTGTTGTCCACTATTATGAATTTCATACGCCAATTTTCGTCATAAATTTACTTGTTTTGGCATTAGGAGTTGTTATTCTTCTTCTGAGGTCTATTCTTAAAAATTACGATGGCTCTATTTTTCTGTTGTTATCCATGCTTGCCATCGTTAACAGCTCGCTTTGGGGAATGTTCAAGAATTTTAACTGGATTAATGTTACCTATTATCCTTTTGATCTAATTATTGCGTTTTTGTGTTTTGCAACTTTTGGGTTTAAACGTTATCACTGGAATACGAAGCAGACTGAAAAACTGGCACAAAGCCTACAGCGAAGCGTTACGCAAAAGGATACTTTTTTAGCAAACACCTCACATGAATTGAAAAATCCGCTGTACAGCATTATTAACATTGCCGAAACTGTTCTGGACAGCGAGCGAGACACTTTAACACATCAGAACGCAGAGAATTTAGAATTGCTCATTTCCGTCGGAAGAAGTATGTCCCTTCTGGTAGACGACCTACTGGATCAATCCCAGCTTCGTGAAAGCAATATACAATTGCAACTTAGAGAACTTAAAATTCAGTCCTTCGCAGTTGGTGTGCTTGATATGTTCAAGTTCTTAACGGAAGGAAAATCTTTAACCTTAATATCGGAGATACCAGATTCATTCCCTTCTATTGTGGCTGATGAAAAAAGACTCATTCAGATCTTGTTCAATCTGCTTCAAAATGCTGTTAAGTATACGACTATAGGTACGATAAGAATCCATGCGGATATTCACAAAAAATCGGCGCGGATTCATATTACGGATACTGGACTTGGCATGGACGAGGAAACATTGCTTAGAGCTTTCCAGCCCTATGAACAGGGTGACTCCAGCATGACTGAAGTTAGCGGTGGTATCGGGGTTGGATTAAGCACCTGTAAGCAGTTAGTTGAGCTTCACGGTGGGAAAATCAGTGTAGTTTCTACAATTGGCCAAGGAACTACTTTTACCTTCACAATGCCTTTATCCGATCCAGCCAACCGAGAGGCTAGTTCAGAGCTCCCATCAATAACTGAATTTCCAGATACGCCATCTATGATCACTCTATCCAAATTGGCTGCGACCAGTACCGCATCATTAGCCCATGGTAGAAGACCTAAGATTTTGGCTATCGACGATGATCCGGTTAATCTAAAAATACTTACTAGCGTACTTTCCATCACGGACTACGAAATCGTTACGGTGACCAGCGGAAATGATGCTTTACTATTGCTAGATACCGATCAGTGGGATTTAATTATTGCAGATGTAATGATGCCACAAATGTCCGGGTATGAATTAACCCAAAGAATTCGTGAACGTTACACCATTGCTGAGCTTCCTATTCTACTTCTAACAGTACGAAGCCAAGCTGAAGATATTTATATCGGGTTTATTTCAGGTGCAAATGACTATGTATTGAAGCCTATGAATGCAATAGAACTGAAGGCTCGGGTACGCTCCTTAACAGATCTAAAACAATCCGTTAACGAGCGGCTTCGTGTGGAAGCTGCATATCTTCAAGCGCAAATACAACCACATTTCTTGTTCAACACATTAAATTCTATATCCGCTCTGGCATCGTTTGATATTAATCGAATGAGTCACCTCATTGATGCCTTTAGCTCTTATTTACGCTTAAGCTTTAACTTCTTGAACGCCGAGCCGATGATACCCATTGAACGCGAAATTGAGCTTGTCCGTGCCTATCTGTACATAGAGAAAGAGCGCTTTGAGGACAGGATGACCATTAACTGGGATTTGGCAGAGAACCTACACTTCCAATTACCTCCCCTGACCATTCAACCACTCGTTGAAAATGCCGTCCGGCACGGTATATTAAGCCGCTCCAAAGGAGGAACGCTGTCAATATCCCTCAAAGAACAGGCTGATGATATCGAGATCACAGTCGCTGATAATGGTAAAGGCATGACTACTGAACAACTTCAGCAGCTGCTGAGCGGTCAGTCTAATGTTAAACGGGGGATTGGATTTCTCAATACACATAAACGACTGTTACGTATCTATGGTAAGGGTCTGCAAATTAAAAGTAAGGAAGGTAAAGGAACTTCGGTAAGTTTCATAATCCCTTCTGAAAAAAGAAATCCGATTCGAAAGAATTCCGATTCACAGACAGACTATAATGAACCGAAATATAAGTAA
- a CDS encoding RNA polymerase sigma factor gives MKEGRKLEEAEWISAVLNGQHQAFGHLVTRYQGMVYRVCVKITGEAESAKDMAQEVFIKAYKALPSFRGQSSFSTWLYRIAYRTCLDWKRANDREWKHRSAADYTENDWVTSQTPEHEVLEQEQSAELGENVNSLAEPYRSVVQLYYFQRNSYQEIAEQKGVSVKTIESQLYRARQMMRRQREELR, from the coding sequence GTGAAGGAGGGGAGAAAGCTGGAAGAGGCGGAATGGATTTCTGCTGTGCTGAATGGTCAGCATCAAGCCTTTGGGCATTTGGTGACACGTTATCAAGGCATGGTGTACAGAGTGTGCGTCAAGATTACTGGAGAAGCCGAATCGGCCAAAGATATGGCCCAAGAGGTTTTTATAAAAGCATATAAAGCGCTCCCCTCCTTCAGAGGACAGTCTTCCTTCTCGACTTGGCTGTATCGGATAGCCTACCGAACCTGTCTGGACTGGAAACGGGCCAATGATAGGGAGTGGAAGCATCGAAGTGCAGCTGATTACACAGAGAATGATTGGGTGACGTCTCAAACGCCAGAGCATGAGGTGCTAGAGCAGGAACAATCAGCTGAACTGGGTGAGAATGTGAACAGCCTTGCGGAACCGTACCGGTCGGTCGTACAGCTGTACTATTTTCAGCGAAATTCTTATCAAGAGATTGCGGAGCAAAAGGGTGTTTCCGTTAAGACTATCGAATCGCAGCTTTATCGTGCCAGACAGATGATGCGTAGACAAAGGGAGGAATTGCGATGA
- a CDS encoding zf-HC2 domain-containing protein gives MNCAIVKEWMPHYIDGLLSPDMELSIRLHIQSCPDCAQWLEEAKEMSALWSTMDSDSEYQHVQMDFPDLSSGVMAHIEQLETGRRDRAIKATSVRRRFAPRTSWMHYAVAACLSLLLLQFGVFENLAYGITEINGHVSNSVTQWFDGFGK, from the coding sequence ATGAATTGTGCAATAGTGAAGGAATGGATGCCACATTACATTGATGGCCTACTGTCTCCAGATATGGAGCTGAGTATCCGATTGCACATACAATCCTGTCCTGATTGTGCGCAGTGGCTGGAGGAAGCTAAGGAAATGTCAGCCCTTTGGTCAACAATGGATTCAGACAGCGAATATCAACATGTACAGATGGACTTCCCAGATCTCTCATCAGGTGTTATGGCCCATATCGAGCAGCTCGAAACAGGGCGCAGAGATCGAGCGATTAAAGCGACAAGTGTAAGACGTCGTTTTGCTCCTAGAACATCTTGGATGCATTATGCGGTGGCTGCCTGCTTGAGCTTGTTATTGTTACAGTTTGGAGTTTTTGAGAATTTGGCTTATGGGATCACTGAAATTAATGGTCATGTGTCGAATTCGGTAACCCAATGGTTTGATGGCTTTGGAAAATAG
- a CDS encoding DUF4097 family beta strand repeat-containing protein, with protein sequence MGRWKIGSFTAAMGCIALGVIIVMAQYNMIGYEVLGYLWPALLILFGLEMLIRLFIKSDVKSRVSGWAIFLIIMLIGASSAQTVMAGGSLSSLIGNTHLTPLSGNVEVKDNITTLKIVLPSGKVKVEGIDGSSLDYEGSLLLPGKSQSEAESALEKKWKVTTEGDTLIMELDTDHNWFSNIQFGFNTKSPYLNVSVPSSLAVEVDTSDGSIEAWDLKSGLMVDTSNGVLNIHDVAGGVEAHTSNGSLTVQNIQGGAQLASSNGAIVLDNIDGALSAKSSNGKITINSAVTGNWKCSSSNGKIIVGLPSVSDAKITADTSNGSLKGNVPWDRDGDSYGTAVLGKGTYTVDLNTSNGSVTVDTAE encoded by the coding sequence ATGGGGAGATGGAAAATCGGAAGTTTCACTGCAGCCATGGGCTGCATTGCGCTTGGTGTCATTATTGTGATGGCTCAGTATAATATGATCGGCTATGAAGTACTTGGGTATTTATGGCCAGCGCTGTTGATCCTGTTCGGACTCGAGATGTTGATCAGACTCTTTATCAAATCCGATGTCAAAAGCCGTGTAAGCGGCTGGGCTATCTTCTTGATAATCATGCTGATTGGAGCAAGTAGTGCTCAGACAGTAATGGCGGGTGGCTCACTCAGCAGCCTGATCGGGAATACACATCTAACTCCACTTAGCGGGAATGTGGAAGTGAAAGACAATATTACGACGCTGAAAATCGTACTTCCAAGTGGAAAAGTAAAGGTAGAAGGAATAGATGGAAGCTCATTGGATTATGAGGGAAGCCTACTCCTACCTGGGAAATCTCAAAGTGAAGCTGAAAGTGCATTGGAAAAGAAGTGGAAAGTTACAACTGAGGGAGATACACTGATTATGGAGCTCGATACAGATCATAATTGGTTCTCTAATATTCAGTTTGGATTTAATACTAAAAGTCCTTATTTAAATGTAAGTGTACCTAGTAGCCTTGCCGTTGAGGTGGATACAAGCGATGGGTCAATCGAGGCCTGGGATTTAAAGTCTGGCTTAATGGTTGATACTAGTAATGGGGTTTTAAATATTCATGATGTTGCTGGCGGAGTAGAGGCGCATACCAGCAATGGATCACTAACTGTTCAGAACATCCAAGGCGGAGCTCAGCTCGCAAGCTCTAATGGAGCTATTGTATTGGATAACATAGATGGGGCGTTATCCGCTAAGAGCAGCAACGGCAAGATCACTATCAATTCAGCTGTGACCGGAAACTGGAAATGTTCGTCTAGTAACGGAAAGATTATAGTGGGACTGCCATCCGTGTCCGATGCGAAGATTACAGCGGATACCAGCAATGGTTCGCTGAAAGGGAATGTACCCTGGGATCGTGACGGGGATAGCTATGGCACTGCCGTTCTTGGTAAAGGAACGTATACTGTGGACTTAAACACGAGTAATGGAAGTGTGACCGTGGATACTGCAGAATAA
- a CDS encoding aldo/keto reductase codes for MQYAKLGKSGMKVRRLCLGTMNFGPQTDEQEAFRIMDAALDAGVNFFDTANIYGWGENSGLTETIIGRWFKQGGGRREKVVLATKVYGAMSDKHDGPNDEGGLSSYIIRRHLEGSLQRLQTDHIELYQMHHVDRSVSWDELWGAFELAVNQGKIGYVGSSNFAGWDIAVAQQEAKARGFLGLVSEQHKYSLTCRLPELEVLPASLNLGLGVIPWSPLDGGLLGRNALKKIEGSRSGGNSERVEQFKDQLEAFASLCMELGQPQDNVALAWLLANPAVTAPIIGPRTLEQFESALRSLEIVLDESVLKRLDEIFPGPGGEAPKAYAW; via the coding sequence GTGCAATATGCAAAACTTGGGAAATCCGGTATGAAGGTCCGTCGGCTATGTCTCGGAACAATGAACTTCGGCCCACAAACAGATGAACAAGAAGCCTTCCGCATTATGGACGCTGCACTGGACGCAGGTGTTAATTTTTTTGATACCGCTAACATTTATGGCTGGGGTGAGAATTCTGGTCTAACCGAAACAATTATTGGACGCTGGTTCAAACAGGGGGGCGGACGACGTGAAAAGGTCGTGCTGGCTACCAAGGTTTACGGTGCAATGAGCGATAAGCACGACGGACCTAATGATGAGGGTGGACTATCTTCTTATATTATACGCCGCCATCTAGAGGGGTCTCTGCAGCGTCTCCAGACCGATCATATTGAATTGTACCAGATGCATCACGTTGACCGCAGTGTCTCTTGGGACGAGCTGTGGGGAGCTTTCGAGCTTGCTGTAAACCAAGGCAAGATTGGTTATGTCGGCTCAAGCAACTTTGCGGGATGGGATATCGCTGTAGCTCAACAAGAAGCCAAAGCTCGTGGCTTTTTAGGTTTGGTCTCTGAGCAGCATAAATACAGCCTAACCTGTCGGCTTCCTGAACTTGAAGTATTACCCGCTTCTCTCAATCTTGGGTTAGGTGTTATTCCTTGGAGCCCACTGGATGGAGGCCTTCTCGGACGTAATGCGCTTAAGAAAATAGAAGGCAGCCGCAGTGGAGGAAACTCAGAGCGCGTAGAGCAATTTAAAGATCAGCTTGAGGCTTTTGCAAGCTTATGTATGGAGCTTGGGCAACCACAAGATAATGTAGCTCTAGCATGGTTGCTCGCCAATCCTGCTGTAACCGCACCAATTATTGGACCACGTACACTGGAGCAATTCGAGAGTGCACTACGCAGTCTTGAGATTGTACTAGACGAGTCTGTACTTAAACGGCTAGATGAGATCTTCCCAGGACCGGGCGGAGAAGCACCTAAAGCTTACGCTTGGTAG
- the leuB gene encoding 3-isopropylmalate dehydrogenase, with product MSEVKKIAVIAGDGIGPEVVAEAEKVLKATEEVFGYAFETEHALFGGIAIDERGTPLPEDTLEICRSADAVLLGAVGGPKWDNNPKELRPETGLLGIRKALGLFSNLRPAVVFDCLKDASTLKPEVLEGTDLMVVRELTGGIYFGDKLRRQGEHGEEAVDTCVYNVMEVERIVRQAFEIAGKRRNKLASVDKANVLETSRLWREVVNKVAPEYPEVEVEHVLVDNCAMQLLRRPSSFDVIVTENMFGDILSDEAAMLTGSIGMLASASMADGNYGLYEPVHGSAPDIAGQGLANPIATILSLALMFRLTFGYEDAAAAIEAAVAEVLDAGHRTSDIAVDKSKAISTTEMGDLIVAAIRKA from the coding sequence ATGAGTGAAGTTAAAAAAATCGCCGTAATCGCAGGGGACGGTATTGGACCTGAAGTAGTAGCTGAAGCAGAAAAAGTATTGAAAGCAACGGAAGAAGTATTTGGTTATGCCTTTGAAACGGAGCACGCGCTATTTGGCGGCATCGCAATAGACGAGAGAGGCACACCGCTGCCGGAAGATACACTAGAAATCTGTCGTAGTGCAGATGCCGTATTACTGGGTGCTGTCGGCGGACCGAAGTGGGATAACAATCCAAAGGAGCTTCGTCCTGAAACCGGACTGCTTGGTATTCGTAAAGCGCTTGGATTGTTCTCAAACTTACGTCCAGCTGTCGTATTCGATTGCCTTAAGGACGCTTCGACACTGAAACCGGAAGTTCTGGAAGGTACAGATCTTATGGTCGTTCGTGAGCTGACGGGTGGGATTTACTTCGGAGATAAATTGCGCCGTCAAGGTGAACATGGTGAAGAAGCTGTAGATACCTGTGTATATAACGTAATGGAAGTAGAAAGAATCGTACGTCAGGCTTTTGAAATTGCTGGCAAACGTCGTAATAAGCTGGCAAGTGTTGATAAAGCGAACGTACTTGAAACTTCACGTTTATGGCGTGAGGTCGTAAATAAGGTTGCTCCAGAATATCCTGAGGTAGAGGTAGAGCATGTGCTCGTTGATAACTGCGCAATGCAGCTGCTGCGCCGTCCATCCAGCTTTGATGTTATCGTTACCGAGAACATGTTTGGTGACATCCTGAGCGATGAAGCTGCTATGCTGACAGGCTCTATCGGTATGCTTGCTTCGGCTTCGATGGCTGATGGCAATTATGGTCTCTATGAGCCAGTACACGGTTCTGCTCCTGATATTGCCGGACAAGGGCTTGCGAACCCGATCGCAACGATCTTGTCACTCGCGCTGATGTTCCGTTTAACCTTTGGTTATGAAGATGCTGCTGCTGCGATAGAGGCTGCAGTTGCTGAAGTATTGGATGCAGGTCACCGTACAAGTGATATTGCCGTAGATAAGAGCAAAGCGATCAGTACAACTGAAATGGGCGACCTAATTGTTGCAGCGATCCGCAAAGCGTAA
- a CDS encoding peroxiredoxin: MAERLVGKPAPDFTMETVSGDGKDFGKVSLSDYRGKWLVFFFYPLDFTFVCPTEITALSDAAAQFEALDTEILGVSIDSIHSHKAWINTPKDSNGLGRLNFPLAADITKQVAKDYGILIEEEGIALRGLFIIDPEGELKYQVVNHNDVGRSVEETLRVLQALQSGGLCPMNWRPGDRNL, translated from the coding sequence ATGGCAGAACGTTTAGTAGGTAAACCGGCTCCAGATTTTACTATGGAAACCGTATCAGGTGATGGTAAGGATTTTGGTAAAGTAAGCCTGTCCGACTACCGTGGCAAATGGCTTGTATTCTTCTTTTATCCTCTTGATTTCACTTTTGTATGCCCGACTGAAATCACAGCTCTTAGTGATGCTGCTGCACAATTCGAAGCACTTGATACAGAAATTCTCGGCGTAAGTATAGATTCGATCCACAGCCACAAAGCATGGATCAATACACCTAAGGATTCCAATGGTCTTGGCCGTTTGAACTTCCCTCTTGCAGCTGATATTACGAAGCAAGTCGCTAAAGACTACGGTATTCTGATTGAAGAAGAAGGTATTGCATTGCGCGGCTTGTTCATCATCGATCCAGAAGGCGAATTGAAATACCAAGTCGTTAATCACAATGATGTGGGTCGCAGCGTAGAGGAAACACTTCGTGTTCTCCAAGCCCTGCAATCTGGCGGCTTATGCCCAATGAACTGGAGACCAGGCGACAGAAACCTTTAA
- a CDS encoding ATP-binding protein, translated as MISQYQESLLLPGRTYQSGPVDTTYEDVLENIDSGIMLFDEEGVISFVNKQMYGMLELTRHSLVGCTISHLLSNVRLSRFKKKQVLQSYREMVYKGKSNYEFLDEYGRYWKVTLCCGEQMKGCYLFTVKEISDYKLIEQTAYQNDSLAMLGKLSASIAHEIRNPLTAIRGFIQLLHPHLQQLGKQEYGKIILAEIDRANDIIHEFLTSSKPSVPQVGMIPVSALLKEVVLLTESEALMKGCQINLHPFQGDMMISGDVKQMKQVVLNMIRNAMEAVADRADRLMGKIEVGARREGSEVRIFISDNGKGMDIRTLDRLFNPFFTTKENGTGLGLSVSDRIIKNHGGCISVSSRVNEGTHFVISLPLIH; from the coding sequence GTGATTAGCCAATATCAAGAAAGTCTTCTATTACCGGGAAGAACCTATCAATCAGGACCTGTGGATACTACATACGAGGATGTACTAGAGAATATTGACAGCGGCATCATGCTTTTTGATGAAGAGGGAGTTATAAGTTTTGTAAATAAGCAAATGTACGGGATGCTTGAATTGACCCGTCACTCCCTTGTGGGCTGTACAATATCACACCTGTTATCTAATGTTCGACTGAGCCGCTTTAAGAAAAAGCAAGTACTGCAAAGCTATAGAGAGATGGTATACAAAGGAAAATCTAATTATGAATTTTTAGACGAGTATGGCCGTTACTGGAAGGTTACACTATGCTGTGGAGAGCAAATGAAGGGTTGTTATTTGTTTACAGTTAAAGAAATCTCCGATTATAAGTTAATTGAGCAAACGGCTTACCAAAATGATAGTTTGGCTATGCTAGGTAAATTATCTGCATCTATTGCCCATGAAATCCGAAATCCATTAACTGCGATCCGCGGATTTATTCAATTACTTCACCCGCATTTACAGCAGCTTGGGAAGCAGGAATATGGCAAGATAATCTTGGCGGAGATCGATCGTGCGAACGATATCATTCATGAATTTCTAACTTCATCCAAGCCGTCAGTTCCTCAAGTGGGGATGATTCCTGTGTCAGCCTTGCTCAAGGAGGTAGTGCTGCTTACAGAGAGCGAAGCCTTGATGAAAGGTTGCCAGATCAATCTGCATCCTTTTCAGGGGGATATGATGATTTCTGGAGATGTAAAACAAATGAAACAGGTAGTCCTCAACATGATTAGAAACGCTATGGAGGCCGTTGCGGATAGAGCAGATCGTCTAATGGGTAAAATAGAGGTTGGAGCCCGCAGAGAGGGTTCTGAGGTCCGTATTTTCATCTCTGATAACGGTAAGGGAATGGATATCCGTACACTGGACAGGTTATTCAATCCATTTTTTACGACTAAGGAGAATGGGACTGGGCTCGGGCTTTCTGTGAGTGACCGAATCATCAAAAATCATGGCGGATGTATTTCTGTCAGTAGTAGAGTTAACGAAGGTACCCATTTTGTAATCTCATTGCCATTAATCCATTAA